The proteins below are encoded in one region of candidate division TA06 bacterium:
- a CDS encoding metallopeptidase family protein, protein MTRKKFEDIAGQAISELPEEFRQKLENIAVTIEDYPSGDILSSLDPKPRKDQLLGIYIGIPYNRRPPYPISGAMPERIELYQKNIESICANDDQIREQIKETIIHEVGHYFGLSEETLEDLQNQ, encoded by the coding sequence ATGACCCGCAAAAAGTTTGAGGACATAGCCGGACAGGCCATCTCGGAACTGCCGGAGGAATTCCGCCAGAAGCTGGAGAACATCGCAGTGACCATCGAGGATTACCCGTCCGGCGATATTCTTTCCTCTTTGGACCCCAAACCGCGTAAAGACCAGTTGCTGGGCATCTACATCGGCATTCCCTACAACCGGCGGCCGCCCTATCCAATTTCCGGGGCCATGCCGGAAAGGATAGAACTGTACCAGAAGAACATCGAGAGCATCTGCGCCAACGATGACCAGATCCGGGAACAGATCAAGGAGACCATCATCCACGAAGTTGGCCATTACTTCGGACTGTCGGAAGAAACGCTGGAAGATCTTCAGAATCAGTGA
- a CDS encoding ABC transporter ATP-binding protein, with product MYSIDANNLTKRFGDFTAVDRVSFSVEPGEIFGFLGPNGSGKSTTIRMLCGIISPTEGRATVAGHDITASPELVKQNIGYMSQKFSLYSELSAEENFTFFSGIYGKTSEEIGELRQKVFGSLGLLGLEGRIAGDLPGGYRQRLALACAISHGPKVLFLDEPTAGVDPAARRSFWSIIQNLAAEGMTIFVTTHYMDEAEYAGRLAFIYNGKIVALDTPEKLKQDYKQKLYQLYGPPPLEMMERISLVKEACQVAPFGNALHISCRPETDVAPRIKALLGGQKYTLEQITPSLEDVFVALIDRPLATSLSDAGRGEGLH from the coding sequence ATGTATTCCATAGACGCAAATAACCTCACCAAGCGCTTCGGCGATTTCACCGCGGTGGACCGGGTCTCGTTCTCGGTAGAACCGGGGGAGATCTTCGGGTTCCTGGGACCCAACGGCTCCGGCAAGTCCACCACCATCCGGATGCTGTGCGGCATCATCAGCCCCACCGAGGGCCGGGCCACGGTGGCCGGGCACGACATCACCGCCAGCCCGGAGCTGGTGAAGCAGAACATCGGCTACATGTCGCAGAAGTTCTCGCTGTATTCCGAGCTTTCGGCGGAAGAGAATTTCACCTTCTTTTCCGGCATCTACGGGAAAACTTCCGAGGAGATCGGCGAGCTCAGGCAGAAGGTCTTCGGCTCATTGGGCCTGTTGGGCTTGGAGGGCAGGATCGCCGGAGACCTGCCGGGCGGCTACCGGCAGCGTTTGGCCCTGGCCTGCGCCATCTCGCACGGACCAAAAGTGCTGTTCCTGGACGAGCCCACCGCCGGGGTGGACCCGGCCGCCCGCCGCAGTTTTTGGAGCATCATCCAGAACCTGGCAGCGGAAGGAATGACCATCTTCGTCACCACCCATTACATGGACGAGGCCGAGTACGCCGGGCGGCTGGCCTTCATCTACAACGGAAAAATCGTGGCCCTGGACACGCCGGAAAAATTAAAACAAGATTACAAGCAGAAGCTCTACCAACTATACGGCCCGCCGCCGCTGGAGATGATGGAAAGGATCTCCCTGGTCAAGGAAGCCTGCCAGGTGGCGCCGTTCGGCAACGCCCTGCACATCTCCTGCCGGCCGGAAACGGACGTGGCCCCCAGGATCAAGGCCCTGCTGGGCGGGCAGAAATACACGTTGGAACAGATAACGCCCTCGCTGGAGGATGTGTTCGTGGCGCTGATAGACCGTCCGCTGGCCACATCCCTCTCCGATGCGGGGAGGGGCGAAGGCCTGCACTGA
- a CDS encoding efflux RND transporter periplasmic adaptor subunit — translation MHQRIHKTLPALLALTMLLAVSCSRKDQNKLAGSGIIEVTEVMVRSKVTGRVVEMPFDEGQQVEAGQMLARLAHEELSAQESQALAAVSSAQSQAAAAEANFSTAEDNYRRNQPLFQSGTISIQSFSQIENQMKAAQSQLAASKGMLAQAQAALSLARTQVGNAYIQAPVNGVMLERNIEVGELALPGTPVCKLGDITKVYIKIYLPEKEYGKIKLGQKAQVSVDSYPGKIFEGTVSTIAGQAEFTPKDIQTKEERTKLVFAVKINLQNPQGELKPGMPADALIDIQ, via the coding sequence ATGCACCAAAGAATTCATAAAACACTTCCGGCTTTGCTGGCGCTGACAATGCTGCTGGCGGTCTCCTGCTCCCGGAAGGACCAGAACAAGCTGGCCGGTTCGGGGATCATCGAGGTCACCGAGGTCATGGTGCGTTCCAAGGTCACCGGCCGGGTGGTGGAGATGCCGTTCGACGAAGGCCAGCAGGTGGAGGCCGGCCAGATGCTGGCCCGGCTAGCCCACGAAGAGCTTTCGGCCCAGGAAAGCCAGGCCCTGGCGGCGGTTTCCTCGGCCCAGAGCCAGGCAGCTGCGGCCGAGGCCAATTTCAGCACAGCCGAGGACAATTACCGGCGCAACCAGCCGCTTTTCCAGTCGGGCACCATCTCCATCCAGTCCTTCTCCCAGATAGAGAACCAGATGAAGGCCGCCCAGTCACAATTGGCGGCCAGCAAGGGGATGCTGGCCCAGGCCCAGGCCGCGCTTTCCCTGGCCAGGACCCAGGTGGGCAACGCCTACATCCAGGCCCCGGTCAACGGCGTGATGCTGGAGAGGAACATCGAGGTGGGCGAGCTGGCCCTGCCCGGGACTCCGGTCTGCAAGCTGGGGGACATCACCAAGGTCTACATCAAGATCTACCTGCCTGAGAAAGAATACGGCAAGATCAAGCTGGGGCAGAAGGCGCAGGTCTCGGTGGACTCCTATCCCGGCAAAATATTCGAGGGAACCGTGTCCACCATTGCCGGTCAGGCCGAGTTCACCCCAAAAGACATCCAGACCAAGGAGGAACGGACCAAACTGGTGTTCGCAGTCAAGATCAATTTGCAGAACCCGCAGGGCGAGCTTAAGCCGGGCATGCCGGCCGATGCGTTGATAGACATACAGTGA
- a CDS encoding alpha/beta hydrolase: MPSFQSRLFVFLLKYRHLLKFQKKRTTTVDGDTSLQALRAEVERGADFFGKLPDGFSLAPVMIGSLAAEWMRPKDAPRNKAILYFHGGGLVVGSIRAHRGIVAKFVKKCGIQSLLFDYGLAPEHPYPAGLNDSVAAYKYLLEHGIKPNNIVFMGDSGGGNLVFATQLALKEQGLPLPGATIALSPWTDLTNSGESWTFNAQKDTLCWKEAQNTFCRYYAGDNDPRNPLISPLFGDLRGLPPMLIFAGGDETLLSDSTRLAEKAKAAGVDVTLIVGQGLFHCYPACAPMFPEAKEAMEEICWFVKKHLKA; the protein is encoded by the coding sequence ATGCCAAGTTTTCAAAGCCGCCTGTTCGTATTTCTTTTGAAATACCGGCACCTGCTGAAATTCCAGAAGAAAAGGACCACCACGGTGGACGGGGACACCTCGCTTCAGGCCCTGCGGGCCGAGGTCGAGCGGGGCGCTGACTTCTTCGGCAAACTGCCGGACGGATTCAGCCTGGCCCCGGTCATGATCGGAAGCCTGGCGGCCGAATGGATGAGACCCAAGGATGCGCCCCGTAACAAGGCTATCCTTTATTTCCACGGAGGCGGGCTGGTGGTGGGTTCCATCCGGGCCCACCGGGGCATCGTGGCCAAGTTCGTAAAAAAGTGCGGGATACAATCCCTGTTGTTTGATTACGGCCTGGCTCCGGAACATCCCTACCCTGCCGGGCTGAATGATTCGGTGGCCGCCTACAAGTATCTGCTGGAGCACGGCATCAAGCCCAATAACATAGTGTTCATGGGTGATTCCGGCGGCGGCAACCTGGTCTTTGCCACCCAGCTGGCCCTTAAGGAACAGGGGCTTCCCCTGCCCGGCGCGACCATAGCCCTCTCGCCCTGGACCGACCTGACAAACTCCGGGGAATCCTGGACCTTCAACGCCCAGAAGGACACCCTTTGCTGGAAGGAGGCCCAGAACACCTTCTGCCGGTACTATGCCGGAGATAACGACCCCAGGAATCCCCTGATCTCGCCGCTGTTTGGGGACCTGCGCGGCCTGCCGCCGATGCTGATCTTCGCCGGAGGCGACGAGACCCTGCTTAGCGACTCCACCCGCCTGGCCGAGAAGGCCAAAGCCGCCGGGGTGGACGTTACATTGATCGTGGGCCAAGGCTTGTTCCACTGCTACCCGGCCTGCGCCCCGATGTTCCCCGAGGCAAAAGAAGCGATGGAAGAGATCTGCTGGTTTGTTAAAAAGCATCTGAAAGCGTAA
- a CDS encoding ABC transporter permease, with protein sequence MNKHRLKFLIRKEFIQIFRNPMTLRMILVIPIVQTLLFGYVTTTDVKNIKLLVCDLDQSAYSRELAAKLTNTGYFTKAAEVSDLRSIDQYLDQGLVKAAVVFPSGLASDVTAGRTGNIQIMIDGSNSSEASIAQSYLQKVLANESIRLIRQQLSRAGTTGSLEMPIDTRPRVWFNPELKSVYYMIPGLICMVLFQMTSMLTALGIVREKEQGTMEQIIVSPITTWELIAGKTLPFALMALIDVVLVMLLGTLWFGVILKGSLFHLFGASIVFIFTVLGIGMLVSTISHTQSQAMMINQFFMATNMLLSGFMFPISSMPQAMQYFTYLVPLRYFLEIVRSIFLKGTGPAAWWPQLLFLAVFGVLTFGFSALMFKKRLD encoded by the coding sequence ATGAACAAACACCGCCTAAAATTTCTGATCCGCAAGGAGTTCATCCAGATCTTCCGCAATCCCATGACTCTGCGGATGATCCTGGTGATCCCCATCGTCCAGACCCTGCTGTTCGGCTACGTCACCACCACCGACGTCAAGAACATCAAACTGCTGGTCTGCGACCTGGACCAGAGCGCCTATTCCCGGGAGCTGGCGGCCAAGCTGACCAATACCGGCTATTTCACCAAGGCGGCCGAGGTCTCCGACCTCAGGTCCATCGACCAATACCTGGACCAGGGCCTGGTCAAGGCGGCGGTGGTCTTTCCTTCGGGCCTGGCCTCCGACGTCACCGCCGGGCGGACCGGGAACATCCAGATAATGATCGACGGCAGCAACTCCAGCGAGGCCAGCATCGCCCAGAGCTATCTGCAGAAGGTCCTGGCCAACGAGTCCATCCGCCTGATCCGGCAGCAGCTCTCCAGGGCCGGCACCACCGGCAGCCTGGAGATGCCCATAGACACCCGGCCCCGGGTCTGGTTCAACCCCGAGCTGAAGAGCGTCTACTACATGATCCCGGGGCTGATCTGCATGGTGCTGTTCCAGATGACCTCGATGCTGACCGCTTTGGGGATCGTCCGCGAAAAGGAGCAGGGCACCATGGAGCAGATCATCGTCAGCCCCATCACCACCTGGGAGCTGATCGCCGGAAAGACCCTGCCCTTTGCCTTGATGGCGCTGATAGACGTGGTGCTGGTGATGCTTTTGGGCACCCTGTGGTTTGGGGTGATCCTCAAGGGCAGCCTGTTCCACCTGTTCGGGGCCTCCATAGTATTCATCTTCACCGTGCTGGGGATCGGGATGCTGGTCTCCACCATCTCCCACACCCAGTCCCAGGCCATGATGATCAACCAGTTCTTCATGGCCACCAACATGCTGCTTTCCGGGTTCATGTTCCCCATCAGCTCCATGCCACAGGCCATGCAGTATTTCACCTACCTGGTGCCCTTGAGATACTTCTTGGAGATCGTGCGCAGCATCTTCCTTAAAGGGACCGGTCCGGCGGCCTGGTGGCCCCAGCTGTTGTTTTTGGCGGTGTTCGGGGTGCTGACCTTCGGGTTTTCGGCGTTGATGTTCAAGAAAAGGCTAGACTGA
- a CDS encoding ABC transporter ATP-binding protein — protein sequence MMFAVETNRLGKKYKSLEALKPLDLAIEPGEIFGLVGPDGAGKTTVIKLLAALIRPTSGLAKIFGQDTVRDPEGSRRHIGYMSQSFVLYPELTVAENLDFFSDLYQVTGEEKKKRMGELMAFSRLGPFKDRLAGKLSGGMKQKLALSCALIHTPKLLLLDEPTTGVDPISRRELWKLLYEIWKQGVTIILATPYMDEAERCSRIAFLNKGQVLLCDKPENIKAGVNFKVYQLEVSELQKAYELLAKSQTARNAGLFGGHLHVHLDKPEQQLADISALFKQNGIKVISQKQIEPSIEDVFLSLM from the coding sequence ATGATGTTTGCAGTAGAAACAAATAGGCTCGGCAAAAAGTACAAAAGCCTGGAAGCCCTTAAGCCACTGGATCTGGCCATAGAGCCGGGCGAGATATTTGGGCTGGTGGGGCCGGACGGGGCGGGCAAGACCACCGTCATCAAGCTGCTGGCGGCGCTGATCCGGCCGACCTCAGGCTTGGCTAAAATATTCGGACAGGACACGGTCAGGGACCCCGAAGGGTCCCGGCGCCACATCGGCTACATGTCGCAGAGCTTTGTGCTGTACCCGGAACTGACGGTGGCCGAGAACCTGGACTTCTTCTCCGACCTGTACCAGGTGACCGGCGAGGAGAAGAAGAAACGGATGGGGGAGCTGATGGCCTTTTCCCGGCTGGGGCCCTTCAAGGACAGGCTGGCGGGAAAACTGTCGGGCGGGATGAAGCAGAAGCTGGCCCTGTCCTGCGCGCTGATCCACACCCCCAAGCTGCTACTGCTGGACGAGCCCACCACCGGGGTGGATCCCATCTCCCGGCGCGAGCTGTGGAAGCTGCTCTACGAAATCTGGAAGCAGGGGGTCACCATCATCCTGGCCACACCCTACATGGACGAGGCCGAGCGCTGCAGCCGGATAGCCTTTTTGAACAAGGGGCAGGTGCTGTTATGCGACAAGCCGGAGAACATCAAGGCCGGGGTTAATTTCAAGGTTTACCAGTTGGAGGTTTCGGAACTTCAGAAAGCGTATGAACTCCTGGCGAAATCACAGACTGCCAGGAACGCCGGGCTTTTCGGGGGACACCTCCACGTCCATTTGGACAAGCCGGAGCAGCAGTTGGCGGATATCTCCGCACTGTTCAAGCAGAACGGAATAAAGGTCATCTCCCAAAAACAGATAGAGCCCAGCATCGAGGATGTGTTCCTGTCGCTGATGTAG
- a CDS encoding TetR/AcrR family transcriptional regulator gives MTKTKDPVRERIIANAEALFFARGFSGVTMDRMAAELGISKKTLYQHFASKHQLLYAVVSRMMAESESVIKALTEDPMLDYFQRMALLVEHISRRTSKISRDFMQDLQKSAPDMWEEINEFRRRKIYHNFGLLVRKGIRAGLIRPEVDPDLVTQMYAVLVQQMINPQALIHSSYSPGQLMKAIVELVFAGAMTEKGRIKFKKDFK, from the coding sequence ATGACCAAAACCAAGGATCCGGTGCGGGAGCGGATAATAGCCAACGCCGAGGCCCTGTTCTTTGCCCGGGGCTTCTCCGGCGTGACCATGGACCGGATGGCGGCCGAGCTGGGGATCAGCAAGAAGACCCTTTACCAGCATTTCGCCAGCAAGCACCAGCTGCTGTACGCCGTCGTATCCCGGATGATGGCCGAAAGCGAGAGCGTCATCAAGGCCCTGACCGAAGATCCCATGCTGGACTACTTTCAGCGGATGGCTTTGCTGGTGGAGCATATCTCCCGGCGGACCTCCAAGATCAGCCGTGACTTCATGCAGGATTTGCAGAAAAGCGCCCCCGATATGTGGGAGGAGATAAACGAGTTCCGCCGCCGGAAGATCTACCACAACTTCGGGCTGCTGGTCCGAAAGGGCATCCGGGCCGGGCTGATCCGGCCGGAGGTCGATCCCGACCTGGTGACTCAGATGTATGCGGTGCTGGTCCAGCAGATGATCAATCCCCAGGCCTTGATCCATTCTTCTTACAGCCCGGGCCAGCTGATGAAGGCCATAGTGGAGCTGGTCTTTGCCGGGGCCATGACCGAAAAGGGAAGGATCAAATTCAAAAAGGATTTCAAGTAA
- a CDS encoding nucleoside recognition protein, protein MIPFLKNYLWGLGDLSLKIFLIVMILFVLLEFIKASGMLEDSLVRLNRFTRHLGLKKQSGMPLLAGFIFGIVFGASLIISSSREQQLDKRQVFLISLFLATCHGIVEDTGLFVVIGANFWWITIPRLVLAILLTWLIAVFYPDKSVLEDDPQKV, encoded by the coding sequence ATGATACCCTTCCTTAAAAATTATCTCTGGGGACTGGGAGACCTGTCGCTCAAGATCTTCCTGATAGTGATGATCCTGTTCGTGCTGCTGGAGTTCATCAAGGCTTCGGGGATGCTGGAGGACAGCCTGGTGCGGCTCAACCGCTTTACCAGACACCTGGGCTTGAAGAAACAGTCAGGGATGCCCCTGCTGGCCGGGTTCATCTTTGGCATCGTGTTCGGGGCCAGCCTAATCATCTCCTCCTCCCGCGAGCAGCAGCTGGACAAGCGCCAGGTGTTCCTGATCAGCCTGTTTTTGGCCACCTGCCACGGGATCGTGGAGGACACCGGGCTGTTCGTGGTGATCGGGGCCAACTTCTGGTGGATCACCATTCCCCGTCTGGTCCTGGCCATACTTCTGACCTGGCTGATAGCCGTCTTCTACCCCGACAAGAGCGTCCTTGAAGATGACCCGCAAAAAGTTTGA
- a CDS encoding peptidylprolyl isomerase yields the protein MQKDAPKPGDLIAVIKTNQGTMKARLFDDLIPEGVKNFTELAKAGKYKDVPFHRVIKNFMIQGGDFTAKNGTGGHSYKGPGTNIGDQYHPELSHIRGALSYAKTAQPNSIGSQFFIVHPQKGAHFLDHPQSGGPAEGYSVFGQLFEGFEALDAIANTATGANDKPQEPMTIEDIEISKF from the coding sequence ATGCAGAAGGATGCACCCAAACCCGGCGACCTGATAGCCGTGATCAAGACCAACCAGGGAACGATGAAGGCCCGGCTGTTCGACGACCTGATCCCCGAGGGCGTCAAGAACTTCACCGAGCTGGCCAAGGCCGGCAAGTACAAGGACGTGCCATTCCACCGGGTGATCAAGAACTTCATGATCCAGGGCGGCGACTTCACCGCCAAGAACGGCACCGGAGGGCATTCCTACAAGGGCCCCGGCACCAACATCGGCGACCAGTATCACCCGGAGCTGTCCCACATCCGGGGGGCGCTCTCCTACGCCAAGACCGCCCAGCCCAACTCCATCGGCTCCCAGTTCTTCATCGTCCATCCCCAGAAGGGCGCCCACTTTTTGGACCACCCCCAGAGCGGCGGACCGGCCGAGGGTTACAGCGTGTTCGGCCAGTTGTTTGAGGGATTTGAAGCGCTGGATGCTATCGCCAACACCGCCACCGGGGCCAATGACAAGCCTCAGGAGCCCATGACCATTGAGGACATTGAGATCTCAAAGTTTTAA
- a CDS encoding nucleoside recognition protein, with amino-acid sequence MNKIDFKTTLASGLKKGLASFRELMKMVAPVYTGICILKATPALDWFAGICAPAMKYFGLPGESALALIVGNLVNLYASIGVIAGLKLQPQQLTLLSLMLLISHSQILESAVFAQIKTRFVLISLFRLSLSLFLGWSLHFFIIR; translated from the coding sequence ATGAACAAAATAGACTTTAAGACCACATTGGCCTCAGGCCTCAAAAAGGGACTGGCCTCCTTCCGGGAGCTGATGAAGATGGTGGCTCCGGTCTACACCGGCATCTGCATCCTTAAGGCAACCCCGGCCCTGGACTGGTTCGCCGGGATTTGCGCCCCGGCCATGAAGTATTTCGGCCTGCCGGGAGAGAGCGCTTTGGCACTGATCGTAGGCAATCTGGTAAACCTCTATGCCTCCATCGGGGTGATAGCCGGGCTCAAGCTCCAGCCCCAGCAGCTGACCCTGCTCTCGCTGATGCTTTTGATCTCCCACAGCCAGATCCTGGAGAGCGCGGTCTTTGCCCAGATCAAGACCCGTTTTGTGCTGATATCCCTTTTCCGCCTGTCGCTGTCGCTTTTCCTGGGCTGGTCACTGCATTTTTTCATCATCAGGTAA
- a CDS encoding ABC transporter permease, producing MILLNRRLYGVFRKELLHIQRDPRTLFLTLAFPVMMMLLYGFGIRFDVKNLPLVVLDYDRSAFTREYTQSLIKNEAFAYKGHVMSYAELEQKLEKGQARVGLVFWPGASRRLTRGQSVPVQVVIDGSDANTANIAMGYLSAFGQSYSQKLLQSGQTRLPANINLVPLNIRPRVWYNPELRSANFVVPGIIGVIMIMLGALLTAFTIVEEKERGTIEMLISSPLTRFELMLGKILPYLILSLLAIASIVVMGYLMFNVPIKGSLAALTVSCVVYMFSVLGIGVLISNLTKKLQEAMFAAVMISLLPGILLSGFAFPIESMPAWIKPLTYLVPTRYFLVIIRGIYLKGIGPLVLWRQALPLIVFGAGILVFSALKFKKSLD from the coding sequence ATGATACTCCTCAACCGCAGACTATACGGGGTATTCCGCAAGGAACTGCTCCACATCCAGCGCGATCCGCGCACCCTGTTCCTGACCCTGGCCTTTCCGGTGATGATGATGCTGTTGTACGGCTTCGGCATCCGGTTCGACGTCAAGAACCTGCCGCTGGTGGTGCTGGACTACGACCGCTCGGCCTTCACCCGGGAATACACCCAGAGCCTGATCAAGAACGAGGCCTTTGCCTATAAGGGCCACGTGATGAGCTACGCCGAGCTGGAGCAGAAACTGGAAAAGGGCCAGGCCCGGGTGGGATTGGTGTTCTGGCCCGGAGCCTCCCGCCGCCTGACCCGGGGCCAGAGCGTGCCGGTGCAGGTGGTGATAGACGGCTCGGATGCCAACACCGCCAACATCGCCATGGGGTACTTAAGCGCCTTCGGCCAGAGCTATTCCCAGAAACTCCTGCAAAGCGGACAGACCCGGCTGCCGGCCAACATCAACCTGGTGCCCCTGAACATCCGGCCCCGGGTGTGGTATAACCCCGAGCTTCGCTCGGCCAATTTTGTGGTGCCGGGGATCATCGGGGTGATCATGATCATGCTGGGCGCCCTGCTGACAGCCTTCACCATAGTGGAGGAGAAGGAGCGGGGCACCATCGAGATGCTGATCTCCTCGCCCCTGACCCGGTTCGAGCTGATGCTGGGCAAGATCCTGCCCTACCTGATCCTCTCGCTTTTAGCCATCGCCAGCATAGTGGTGATGGGCTACCTGATGTTCAACGTGCCCATCAAGGGCAGCCTGGCGGCGCTGACCGTTTCCTGCGTGGTCTACATGTTCAGCGTGCTGGGGATCGGGGTGCTGATCTCCAATCTCACCAAAAAGCTGCAGGAGGCCATGTTCGCCGCGGTGATGATCTCCCTGCTGCCGGGGATCCTGCTTTCGGGCTTCGCCTTTCCCATCGAAAGCATGCCGGCCTGGATCAAGCCCCTGACCTACCTGGTGCCCACCCGCTATTTTCTGGTGATCATCCGGGGCATCTACCTTAAGGGCATCGGGCCGCTGGTGCTGTGGCGGCAGGCCCTGCCGCTGATAGTTTTCGGGGCTGGGATACTGGTGTTCAGCGCGCTGAAGTTCAAAAAGAGTTTGGATTGA